In Oncorhynchus kisutch isolate 150728-3 linkage group LG5, Okis_V2, whole genome shotgun sequence, a genomic segment contains:
- the LOC109890937 gene encoding leucine-rich repeat neuronal protein 1, whose product MARGRFIYCLLGQLLAGLILASVGLSSIQRDNECPQLCVCEIRPWFTPQSTYREATTVDCNDLRLTRIPGNLSSDTQVLLLQSNYIARTSEELEQLFNLTELDLSQNNFSSIHDVGLTNMSQLTTLHLEENQITEMPDYCLQDLSNLQELYINHNQINIISPNALSGLHNLLRLHLNSNRLKAIDSRWFESTPNLEILMIGENPVVGILDFNFKPLVNLRSLVLAGMDLTDVPGNAFVGLDNLESLSFYDNKLIRVPQNALQKLPNLKFLDLNKNPVHKIQEGDFKNMLRLKELGINNMGELVSVDRFAVDNLPELTKLEATNNPKFSYVNRQAFRDVPALESLMLNNNALNALYQSTVDSLPNLREISIHSNPLRCDCVIQWMSSNKTSIRFMEPLSMFCALPVEVRGQHVRELLQQDSAEQCLPMISHDSFPNHLNLDIGMTVDLDCRAMSQPEPDIYWVTPVGNKVMVETLSDKYSLSSEGTLRISQIQVEDSGRYTCVAQNAEGADTRVTAIRVNGTLLDSTQLMKVYVKKTESHSILVSWKVNSNVMTSNLKWSSATMKIDNPHITYTARVPVDVHEYNLTHLQPSTEYEVCLTVSNIHQQTQKSCVNVTTKHAAFTVEISDQGTNTALAAVMGTIFGIISLASMAVYISKRWKRKNYNHSLKKYMQKTSSIPLNELYPPLINLWEADSEKEKEVSSSSETKPGQVDTTRSYYMW is encoded by the coding sequence atggctaGAGGGAGATTCATCTACTGTCTACTAGGGCAGTTGTTGGCTGGCCTGATTCTGGCATCCGTTGGTCTATCCTCCATCCAGAGAGATAATGAGTGTCCCCAGCTGTGCGTGTGTGAGATCCGACCCTGGTTCACCCCCCAATCTACCTACAGAGAAGCCACGACGGTGGACTGTAACGACCTCCGTCTCACACGCATTCCAGGCAACTTGTCCAGCGACACTCAGGTGCTCCTCCTGCAGAGCAATTACATCGCCAGAACCAGTGAAGAGCTGGAGCAGCTCTTCAACCTGACCGAGCTGGACCTGTCTCAGAACAACTTCAGCAGCATCCACGATGTGGGCCTCACCAACATGTCCCAgctcaccacactgcaccttgagGAGAACCAGATTACTGAAATGCCTGACTACTGCCTACAGGACCTCAGCAACCTGCAAGAGCTCTACATCAACCATAACCAGATCAACATAATCTCCCCAAACGCCCTCTCTGGTCTGCACAATCTGCTCAGGCTCCATCTCAACTCCAACAGGCTCAAGGCCATTGACAGTCGCTGGTTTGAGTCAACGCCCAACCTTGAGATCCTCATGATCGGGGAAAATCCTGTTGTTGGCATCCTGGACTTTAACTTCAAGCCGCTTGTAAACCTGAGGAGCTTGGTTCTGGCTGGAATGGATTTAACAGACGTCCCTGGAAATGCCTTTGTGGGACTAGACAACCTAGAGAGTCTCTCCTTCTATGACAACAAGCTAATTAGAGTTCCTCAGAATGCCCTTCAGAAACTACCTAACCTCAAGTTCTTGGACTTGAACAAAAACCCTGTGCACAAAATCCAAGAGGGGGACTTTAAGAACATGCTGAGGCTGAAAGAGCTGGGCATAAACAACATGGGGGAGCTGGTCTCCGTTGACCGCTTTGCCGTCGATAACCTCCCTGAGCTTACCAAGCTGGAGGCTACCAATAACCCCAAATTTTCCTACGTGAACCGCCAGGCTTTCCGTGACGTCCCTGCCCTGGAGAGCCTCATGTTGAACAACAATGCCCTTAACGCCCTCTACCAGTCCACTGTGGACTCCCTGCCCAACTTGCGTGAGATCAGCATCCACAGCAACCCCCTGCGATGTGACTGCGTCATCCAGTGGATGAGCTCCAACAAGACCAGCATCCGCTTCATGGAACCCCTCTCCATGTTCTGTGCTCTTCCAGTcgaggtcagaggtcagcatgtgAGGGAGTTGCTCCAGCAGGACTCAGCAGAGCAGTGCCTGCCCATGATTTCCCACGACAGCTTTCCCAACCACCTGAACCTGGACATAGGCATGACTGTGGACCTGGACTGCCGTGCCATGTCCCAGCCTGAGCCAGATATCTACTGGGTCACACCTGTAGGGAACAAGGTGATGGTGGAAACCCTGTCTGATAAATACAGCCTCAGTAGCGAGGGAACACTGCGTATCTCTCAAATCCAGGTCGAGGACTCTGGCAGGTATACCTGTGTGGCTCAGAATGCTGAGGGGGCGGACACTCGGGTGACTGCTATTAGGGTGAATGGTACTCTCTTAGACAGCACCCAGTTGATGAAAGTGTACGTGAAGAAGACTGAGTCCCACTCCATTCTGGTTTCCTGGAAGGTCAACTCCAACGTCATGACCTCCAACCTCAAGTGGTCATCTGCCACAATGAAGATAGACAACCCTCACATCACCTACACAGCCAGGGTCCCAGTGGATGTCCATGAGTATAACCTCACACACCTACAGCCCTCCACCGAGTATGAGGTATGTCTCACCGTCTCCAACATCCACCAGCAGACACAGAAGTCCTGTGTCAATGTGACAACGAAGCACGCTGCCTTCACTGTGGAGATATCTGACCAAGGCACTAACACCGCTCTCGCAGCGGTCATGGGTACCATATTCGGCATCATCAGCCTGGCCTCTATGGCTGTGTACATTTCCAAGAGGTGGAAGAGGAAAAACTACAATCACTCCCTGAAAAAGTACATGCAGAAAACATCTTCCATCCCCCTCAATGAACTCTACCCTCCCCTCATCAACCTGTGGGAGGCGGAcagtgagaaggagaaagaggttTCCTCCTCATCAGAGACCAAACCAGGCCAGGTGGACACAACACGGAGCTACTACATGTGGTGA